Proteins co-encoded in one Halorussus salinus genomic window:
- a CDS encoding DUF7344 domain-containing protein → MVSDRTRRDSETDDSRTRERLVAAAARNRRRRYALYYLHQRSGPVAVAALARQVAAWERTATPDEVASELAERVASSLRERHLPALADSGLVAYDADADRVVGTVSDPTAEVLLANHPRTRLPWYKVYLLVTVLSAGLLGLVRLDVPPFDAVEPIAAAALVVALFAVASLGHWYDVYRWRRATEEMPPDFAVTLDEEVRYRESLDDLDESDGESGIESERDADGEPADEGSADDRGG, encoded by the coding sequence ATGGTCAGCGACCGAACGCGGAGGGATTCGGAGACCGACGATTCGCGCACTCGGGAGCGACTGGTCGCCGCGGCCGCCCGCAATCGCCGTCGCAGATATGCACTCTACTACCTGCATCAGCGGTCCGGTCCCGTCGCCGTCGCCGCCCTCGCGCGACAGGTGGCGGCGTGGGAGCGGACCGCGACGCCCGACGAGGTGGCTTCGGAACTCGCCGAGCGAGTCGCGTCGTCACTCCGGGAGCGTCACCTCCCGGCGCTGGCGGACTCCGGACTCGTCGCGTACGACGCCGACGCCGACCGGGTGGTGGGAACCGTGAGCGACCCGACGGCCGAGGTCCTGCTGGCCAACCACCCCCGGACGCGACTCCCGTGGTACAAGGTCTACCTGCTCGTCACGGTTCTGTCGGCCGGACTCCTCGGGTTGGTGCGACTCGACGTGCCGCCGTTCGACGCGGTGGAACCCATCGCCGCGGCCGCGCTGGTCGTCGCCCTGTTCGCGGTGGCGAGCCTCGGCCACTGGTACGACGTGTACCGCTGGCGTCGCGCGACCGAGGAGATGCCCCCGGACTTCGCCGTCACGCTCGACGAGGAGGTCCGGTATCGGGAGTCGTTGGACGACCTCGACGAGTCCGACGGCGAATCCGGGATCGAGTCGGAACGTGACGCGGACGGTGAACCGGCCGATGAAGGGTCGGCCGACGACCGCGGAGGCTGA
- the moaC gene encoding cyclic pyranopterin monophosphate synthase MoaC codes for MSEGGDATEAHRNGGGETAGDGSDGETELTHTDEEGEVQMVDVGDKPDTARRAVAAGAIRLQPETIAAIRDDEVSKGDVLATARVGAVQAVKHTWETIPMCHQIPITNVETDFELHDERVALEVAVETTGKTGCEMEALEGVTTGLNVVWDMVKAAEKDAEGQYPDTGIEDVRVVEKQKREL; via the coding sequence ATGAGTGAGGGCGGCGATGCGACGGAGGCGCATCGAAACGGAGGCGGTGAAACCGCCGGAGACGGGAGCGACGGCGAGACCGAACTGACCCACACCGACGAGGAGGGCGAGGTCCAGATGGTGGACGTGGGCGACAAGCCCGACACCGCCCGGCGAGCGGTCGCCGCTGGCGCGATTCGCCTGCAACCCGAGACCATTGCGGCCATCCGCGACGACGAGGTGAGCAAGGGCGACGTGCTGGCGACCGCCCGCGTCGGCGCGGTCCAAGCGGTCAAGCACACGTGGGAGACCATCCCGATGTGCCACCAGATACCCATCACGAACGTCGAGACGGACTTCGAACTGCACGACGAGCGCGTCGCACTCGAAGTCGCCGTCGAGACGACCGGCAAGACGGGATGCGAGATGGAGGCGCTGGAAGGCGTCACGACCGGCCTCAACGTCGTCTGGGACATGGTGAAGGCCGCCGAGAAGGACGCCGAGGGGCAGTATCCCGACACGGGCATCGAAGACGTGCGCGTGGTCGAGAAGCAGAAACGAGAACTGTGA
- a CDS encoding SRPBCC family protein gives MRQYTTERRTGNRTGRETDDATGSETGGANARTGAATLVGGALALVAGWLVYRRLNRESRGSRSDDEESAPERITIRRAVTVGAPADDLYEFWRDPERLTRIAGEVAEVAAAGDERHRWTLAAPLGLTVGWETEILEDRPGEVLRWRSEAGALVPHEASVRFRPAPADRGTEVTLELLVDPPGGSAGAKALDLLGVVPETLASKALYRFKSLAETGEIPTLERNPSARGRGDWV, from the coding sequence GTGAGACAGTACACGACCGAAAGACGGACCGGGAACAGGACCGGGAGAGAGACCGACGACGCGACCGGAAGCGAGACCGGCGGAGCGAACGCGCGAACGGGGGCCGCGACGCTGGTCGGGGGCGCGCTCGCACTCGTCGCGGGGTGGCTAGTGTACCGGCGATTGAACCGGGAATCGAGAGGCTCCCGGTCGGACGACGAGGAGAGCGCGCCCGAGCGCATCACAATCCGACGCGCCGTCACCGTGGGCGCGCCCGCCGACGACCTGTACGAGTTCTGGCGCGACCCGGAGCGACTGACGCGAATCGCGGGGGAGGTCGCGGAGGTCGCCGCCGCGGGCGACGAGCGTCACCGCTGGACGCTGGCCGCGCCGCTCGGCCTGACGGTGGGGTGGGAGACCGAGATACTGGAAGACCGGCCCGGCGAGGTCCTGCGCTGGCGGTCCGAAGCGGGCGCGCTGGTCCCGCACGAGGCGTCGGTGCGCTTCCGCCCCGCACCGGCCGACCGCGGGACCGAGGTGACGCTCGAACTGCTCGTCGACCCGCCGGGCGGGTCGGCGGGCGCGAAGGCGCTGGACCTGCTCGGCGTCGTGCCCGAGACGCTGGCGAGCAAGGCGCTCTACCGGTTCAAGAGCCTCGCGGAGACCGGCGAGATTCCGACGCTCGAACGCAACCCGTCGGCCCGCGGCCGGGGTGATTGGGTGTGA
- a CDS encoding DUF2209 family protein, producing the protein MDISGRHEESGEYLMVAAAVYAAVGTNRLRSVEGMGFATSENPPTFEHTARVVAGAVEELPEPPDGPVVAERGEFYEEPAVRVEQFLGPSFKYVESIAERKTVQAAHHAAYAARKLFL; encoded by the coding sequence GTGGACATCAGCGGCCGCCACGAGGAGTCCGGCGAGTACCTGATGGTCGCGGCGGCGGTGTACGCCGCCGTCGGCACGAACCGACTCCGATCGGTCGAGGGGATGGGGTTCGCCACGAGCGAGAATCCGCCCACGTTCGAACATACCGCCCGCGTCGTCGCGGGCGCGGTCGAAGAACTGCCCGAACCGCCAGACGGCCCCGTGGTCGCCGAGCGCGGCGAGTTCTACGAGGAGCCAGCGGTCCGCGTCGAGCAGTTCCTCGGCCCGAGTTTCAAGTACGTCGAGAGTATAGCCGAACGCAAGACCGTGCAAGCCGCACACCACGCCGCGTACGCCGCCCGAAAACTGTTCCTATGA
- a CDS encoding NAD(P)H-hydrate epimerase → MIPSERMAQVDANAAALGVPQKQLMESSGNAVAREVRAVADPGARVAVVAGRGNNGGDAFVAVRFLEDYETSVHLLGREETVATDIARENWAALRRGDYATETVTDSRDFDLPDCDVIVDAMLGTGVTGALREPEATAAERINDADATVVAVDVPSGVNADTGEAEGTAVEADRVVTFHDRKPGLDSLDAEVTVADIGIPAAAEEFVGPGDMRPVRRGSGVEDARAYVVGGGPYTGAPALAAQAALRAGANLSFVAAPGPVAPQIQGYAEDLIVQAYEGDHLAPEQVPDLVDTAESYDDVVVLGPGLGTADETLAAAKRFLESFSGRAVVDADALPVVPEVETDATLVCTPNRKELAKMGGPEVESADALRERADEVEEFAADLGHVVLAKAKDDVISDGDETRVSRAGTSGMTVGGTGDTLAGTTAGLLAAHDPFESACMAAYANGRAAELLDDDRRDGLLASDLLDALPRAIWGEDDE, encoded by the coding sequence ATGATACCCTCCGAGCGGATGGCACAGGTGGACGCCAACGCGGCGGCCCTCGGGGTGCCACAGAAGCAGTTGATGGAGTCCAGCGGCAACGCGGTCGCCCGCGAGGTCCGGGCGGTCGCCGACCCCGGCGCGCGAGTCGCGGTCGTCGCCGGACGCGGGAACAACGGCGGCGACGCCTTCGTCGCGGTCCGATTTCTGGAGGATTACGAAACCTCAGTCCATTTACTCGGCCGCGAGGAGACCGTCGCCACGGACATCGCCCGCGAGAACTGGGCGGCCCTCCGGCGGGGCGACTACGCGACCGAGACCGTCACCGACTCGCGGGACTTCGACCTCCCGGACTGCGACGTAATCGTGGACGCGATGCTCGGCACCGGCGTCACGGGCGCGCTCCGGGAACCGGAAGCCACCGCCGCCGAGCGCATCAACGACGCCGACGCGACCGTAGTCGCGGTAGACGTGCCCTCAGGCGTGAACGCCGACACCGGCGAAGCGGAGGGCACCGCCGTCGAAGCCGACCGCGTGGTCACGTTCCACGACCGGAAGCCCGGCCTCGATTCGCTCGACGCCGAGGTCACTGTCGCGGACATCGGCATCCCCGCCGCCGCCGAGGAGTTCGTCGGGCCGGGCGACATGCGCCCCGTCCGCCGCGGGTCGGGTGTCGAGGACGCCCGCGCCTACGTCGTCGGCGGCGGGCCGTACACCGGTGCCCCGGCGCTGGCCGCGCAGGCCGCGCTCCGGGCGGGCGCGAACCTCTCGTTCGTCGCCGCGCCCGGCCCGGTCGCGCCCCAGATTCAGGGCTACGCCGAGGACCTCATCGTCCAAGCCTACGAGGGCGACCACCTCGCACCCGAGCAGGTCCCCGACCTCGTGGACACCGCCGAGAGCTACGACGACGTGGTGGTCCTCGGCCCCGGTCTCGGCACCGCCGACGAGACCTTGGCGGCCGCGAAACGGTTCCTCGAATCGTTCTCCGGCCGGGCGGTCGTGGACGCCGACGCGCTCCCGGTCGTCCCCGAGGTCGAGACCGACGCCACGCTCGTCTGCACGCCGAATCGCAAGGAGTTGGCCAAGATGGGCGGTCCGGAAGTCGAGTCGGCCGACGCGCTCCGCGAGCGCGCCGACGAAGTCGAGGAGTTCGCCGCGGACCTCGGCCACGTCGTGCTGGCGAAGGCCAAAGACGACGTGATTTCGGACGGCGACGAGACCCGCGTCTCGCGGGCCGGGACCTCGGGCATGACCGTCGGCGGAACCGGCGACACGCTCGCGGGCACGACAGCGGGCCTGCTGGCGGCTCACGACCCCTTCGAGTCGGCCTGCATGGCGGCGTACGCCAACGGTCGCGCCGCGGAACTGCTGGACGACGACCGACGCGACGGTCTGCTGGCCTCGGACCTGCTGGACGCGCTTCCCCGCGCAATCTGGGGTGAGGACGATGAGTGA
- the hflX gene encoding GTPase HflX — translation MKAIIVKRVDSGTPDTEEIRDLARAAGYEIVGEFTQSRKEDSALQVGEGKAAEIGAAVAETGAEVVIFDNELGPYQTYNLGQKFPAETKVIDRFRLILEIFGQRAQTRKAQLQVELAELRYELPRAEAKTSLAKRDERPGFMGLGEYDESREQDIKDQISNIKDELDSIARTEADRRDRRRESGFDLVAMAGYTNAGKSTLMQSLAADIELGENEELHPDLDTTAEAQDRLFTTLGTTTRKMDMERRDVLLTDTVGFISDLPHWLVESFKSTLDAVYHADLVLLVVDVSEPVEEIREKLVTSHDTLYERNEAPIVTVLNKIDAVEDDELAEKAEALSALAPNPIAVSGKEQINLTDLRERIDAELPDWQREKLVLPMTEDTMSVVSWVHDHARVNDVTYADDEVVVDFEARPAIVEQSRAKAGELASALSA, via the coding sequence ATGAAAGCGATAATCGTCAAGCGAGTCGATTCCGGCACGCCAGACACCGAAGAGATACGCGACCTCGCCCGCGCCGCGGGCTACGAGATAGTCGGGGAGTTCACCCAGTCACGGAAGGAGGACTCGGCGCTACAGGTCGGCGAGGGGAAGGCCGCCGAAATCGGGGCCGCGGTCGCGGAGACCGGCGCGGAAGTGGTCATCTTCGACAACGAGTTGGGTCCCTACCAGACGTACAATCTCGGCCAGAAGTTCCCCGCCGAGACGAAGGTCATCGACCGGTTCCGGCTCATCCTCGAAATCTTCGGCCAGCGCGCCCAGACCCGGAAAGCCCAACTGCAGGTCGAGTTGGCCGAGTTGCGGTACGAACTACCGCGCGCCGAGGCCAAGACCAGCCTCGCCAAGCGCGACGAGCGGCCGGGGTTCATGGGGCTGGGCGAGTACGACGAGAGCCGCGAGCAGGACATCAAAGACCAGATTTCGAACATCAAGGACGAACTCGACTCCATCGCCCGGACCGAGGCCGACCGCCGGGACCGGCGACGCGAGTCCGGATTCGACCTCGTGGCGATGGCTGGCTACACGAACGCCGGGAAGTCCACGCTGATGCAGAGCCTCGCGGCCGACATCGAGTTGGGCGAGAACGAGGAGTTGCACCCGGACCTCGACACGACCGCGGAAGCACAGGACCGTCTGTTCACCACCTTGGGCACCACCACGCGGAAGATGGACATGGAGCGACGGGACGTGTTGCTGACCGACACGGTCGGGTTCATCAGCGACCTGCCCCACTGGCTGGTCGAGTCGTTCAAGTCCACGCTCGACGCGGTGTACCACGCCGACCTCGTGTTGCTCGTCGTGGACGTGAGCGAACCGGTCGAGGAGATACGCGAGAAGTTGGTCACCAGCCACGACACCCTCTACGAGCGCAACGAAGCGCCCATCGTGACCGTGCTGAACAAGATAGACGCGGTGGAAGACGACGAACTCGCCGAGAAGGCCGAGGCGCTGTCGGCGCTCGCGCCCAACCCCATCGCGGTCTCGGGCAAGGAGCAGATAAACCTGACCGACCTGCGCGAGCGCATCGACGCCGAACTCCCCGACTGGCAGCGCGAGAAACTGGTCCTGCCGATGACCGAGGACACGATGAGCGTCGTCTCGTGGGTCCACGACCACGCGCGAGTCAACGACGTGACCTACGCCGACGACGAGGTGGTCGTGGACTTCGAGGCCCGGCCCGCCATCGTCGAGCAGTCCAGAGCGAAGGCCGGGGAGTTGGCGAGCGCGCTCTCGGCCTGA
- a CDS encoding RNA-guided endonuclease InsQ/TnpB family protein — MADDSYLRRTAITRLSVSPEQADLLEDTIDEWRIGADIATDIGWEHYETRKRKLQSLAYHDVRDETRLGSQHAILACFQAAQALKGVDERKQQGRTYSKPEFTAPTVKYDANTMTLFDDNTVSLATTDSRVRCELVLPDDENGHQYQYLDNDEWEVTESTLTARDGNYYLHLGFRKPKPNADESPAEDRTVLGVDLGIENLAVTSTAHFESGQELLHEHHEFERVRGGLQETGTESAHRTLVQRGNREERYNRDYLHRVSNRLLAEAVTYDCTHIAFENLTHIRDSMPSKRKFHRWAHAQLVQYVGYKADELGIEVVYVDPANTSKRCCECGHTSDGNRTERDFFECEKCGATANADYNAAKNVGWRFVRRGRHDSRRTGDSQLALKSGTVKPNRGFVSYSATESEVESTGKPHPQRSERVSASE; from the coding sequence GTGGCGGATGACAGCTACCTGAGACGCACCGCGATAACACGCCTCTCCGTATCTCCTGAGCAGGCCGACCTGCTCGAAGACACCATCGACGAGTGGCGCATAGGTGCGGACATCGCTACGGACATCGGCTGGGAGCACTACGAAACCCGCAAACGCAAACTCCAGTCGCTCGCCTACCACGATGTTCGTGACGAGACACGTCTCGGGAGTCAACACGCCATTCTTGCGTGCTTCCAAGCCGCACAAGCCCTGAAAGGCGTCGATGAACGCAAACAACAGGGTCGCACCTACTCGAAACCCGAGTTCACCGCACCTACGGTGAAATACGACGCCAACACGATGACCCTGTTCGATGACAACACCGTCTCACTCGCCACTACTGACAGTCGAGTGCGGTGTGAATTGGTACTGCCCGACGACGAAAACGGCCACCAGTACCAATACCTCGACAACGACGAGTGGGAAGTCACGGAATCGACGCTGACAGCGCGTGACGGTAACTACTATTTGCATCTCGGCTTCCGTAAGCCGAAACCCAATGCCGATGAGTCTCCCGCCGAGGACAGGACAGTTCTCGGGGTTGACCTCGGTATCGAAAACCTCGCCGTCACCAGTACAGCACACTTCGAGTCAGGGCAAGAACTCTTGCACGAACACCACGAGTTCGAGCGCGTGCGTGGGGGCCTCCAAGAAACAGGCACCGAGTCCGCGCATCGCACGCTCGTCCAGCGTGGCAACCGTGAAGAACGCTACAACCGTGACTACCTGCACAGGGTGTCGAATCGGTTGCTCGCGGAGGCAGTCACCTACGACTGCACGCATATCGCGTTCGAAAACTTGACCCACATCCGCGACTCGATGCCGAGCAAGCGTAAATTCCACCGGTGGGCGCACGCCCAACTCGTCCAGTACGTCGGTTACAAGGCCGACGAACTTGGTATCGAGGTCGTATACGTTGACCCGGCGAACACGTCGAAGCGGTGTTGTGAGTGCGGGCACACGAGTGATGGCAACCGCACGGAACGCGACTTCTTCGAGTGCGAAAAGTGCGGTGCGACGGCGAACGCGGATTATAACGCGGCGAAGAACGTGGGCTGGCGGTTTGTCCGTCGTGGGCGACATGACTCACGGCGGACGGGCGACAGTCAACTCGCCCTGAAGTCGGGGACTGTGAAACCGAACCGAGGATTTGTCTCGTACTCTGCCACAGAGTCAGAGGTTGAATCCACCGGCAAGCCCCACCCTCAACGAAGCGAGCGCGTCAGCGCGAGCGAGTAG
- a CDS encoding acylphosphatase produces MSNDSGSDDEERTRARVFVSGTVQGVYYRANTRDTAREKGIDGWVRNLSDGRVEAVFEGPDETVGEMVEWCHTGSPAADVDDVSVEYEDPEGEEGFRVRR; encoded by the coding sequence ATGTCGAACGACTCCGGAAGTGACGACGAGGAGCGAACCCGCGCACGCGTCTTCGTCTCCGGGACGGTACAGGGCGTCTACTACCGAGCGAACACCCGCGACACCGCCCGCGAGAAGGGCATCGACGGCTGGGTCCGGAACCTCTCGGACGGGCGCGTCGAGGCCGTCTTCGAGGGTCCCGACGAGACCGTCGGCGAGATGGTCGAGTGGTGTCACACGGGCAGTCCCGCCGCCGACGTGGACGACGTGAGCGTCGAGTACGAGGACCCCGAGGGCGAGGAGGGCTTTCGCGTCCGGCGGTAG